The Pseudomonas sp. G2-4 genome window below encodes:
- a CDS encoding DUF2789 domain-containing protein: MESPIHSLPALFKQLGLPDDAISIDQFIATHSPLKPKLHLADAFFWNNAQQQLLREEILEDADWAEVVDQLNVLLRKGRDE; encoded by the coding sequence ATGGAATCCCCGATCCACAGCCTTCCCGCGCTGTTTAAACAGCTAGGCCTGCCGGACGACGCCATCAGCATCGACCAATTCATCGCCACCCATTCACCCCTCAAGCCCAAACTGCATCTGGCGGATGCGTTTTTCTGGAACAACGCCCAGCAGCAATTACTCCGCGAAGAAATCCTTGAGGACGCTGACTGGGCGGAGGTGGTGGATCAGTTGAATGTGTTGTTGAGGAAAGGGCGCGACGAATGA
- a CDS encoding type II toxin-antitoxin system Phd/YefM family antitoxin: MQSILADMAVSVSELKKNPSAVLSGAHGGPVAVLNHNRVMGYMVPAEVFEAMMERLDDLELAEIVRARRHETPIPVSLDDL; the protein is encoded by the coding sequence ATGCAGAGTATTCTGGCTGATATGGCTGTAAGTGTTTCCGAATTGAAGAAAAATCCTTCGGCTGTCCTGAGCGGCGCTCATGGCGGTCCGGTGGCGGTGCTCAATCACAACCGGGTGATGGGTTATATGGTACCGGCCGAAGTATTCGAAGCCATGATGGAACGTCTGGATGATCTTGAATTGGCTGAGATCGTTCGCGCCCGCCGTCATGAAACACCAATTCCGGTGAGTCTGGATGACTTATAA
- a CDS encoding alpha/beta hydrolase codes for MRNESIRYLIVPGWQGSPENHWQTHWQNSLPNSARVEQADWLTPRREDWVAALAEAIAADSTPVILIAHSLGCITVAHWAATAPVQFLRQVRGALLVAPADVERPACAPALRNFAPIPTDLLPFPSQIVSSDNDAAVSAPRALELARNWGAEAGILAGAGHINVKSGHQRWEQGFAYLYRLQSRMEHHALRRA; via the coding sequence ATGCGCAACGAATCGATTCGCTACCTGATTGTGCCGGGCTGGCAAGGATCGCCGGAAAATCATTGGCAAACCCACTGGCAGAACAGCCTGCCCAACAGCGCCCGGGTCGAGCAGGCCGACTGGTTGACGCCCCGGCGTGAAGACTGGGTCGCGGCGTTGGCCGAAGCCATAGCTGCCGACAGTACGCCGGTCATTCTCATTGCCCATAGCCTGGGTTGCATCACGGTTGCCCATTGGGCCGCCACTGCGCCGGTGCAGTTTCTGCGCCAGGTGCGCGGGGCGTTGCTGGTGGCGCCGGCGGATGTGGAACGGCCGGCCTGCGCCCCGGCGCTGCGCAATTTTGCGCCGATTCCCACCGATCTGTTGCCGTTCCCCAGCCAGATCGTCAGCTCGGACAACGACGCTGCGGTGAGCGCTCCGCGTGCTCTGGAGCTGGCGCGCAACTGGGGCGCCGAGGCCGGGATTCTGGCCGGGGCGGGGCATATCAATGTGAAGTCCGGTCACCAGCGCTGGGAGCAGGGGTTCGCTTATCTCTATCGTCTGCAAAGTCGCATGGAGCACCACGCCCTGCGTCGCGCCTGA
- a CDS encoding sigma 54-interacting transcriptional regulator: MSLHETFGQPLLTFPDAEKSPLSIRAKALVFVDPRSRQLRQELEQLAPRSVSVLIRGETGTGKELLARHIHRESDRAGLFVSVNCGAISPTYADAELFGYAAGSYSGSASSRAGWFGSANGGTLYLDEIGDLPLPIQIKLLAALENHEVTRVGAHQPSPVDVRLVAATSIDLAQAVAAGKFHERLYYYLSEGRLELPALRERVGDILSLAEYFLGIYTQRLGLTVPLISEAAQQALERHSWPGNTRELENVIHFALLVSGGDEILPDHLNLPLQPSVPELIEQQVAQVIAGGSEGERAALKALFNRLGSTL; encoded by the coding sequence ATGAGCTTGCATGAAACCTTCGGTCAGCCGTTGCTGACCTTTCCCGATGCGGAAAAAAGCCCCCTGAGCATTCGTGCCAAGGCGCTGGTGTTCGTCGACCCGCGTTCGCGACAGTTGCGCCAAGAGTTGGAGCAGTTGGCACCCCGCTCGGTCTCGGTGCTGATACGCGGTGAAACCGGTACTGGCAAGGAACTGCTTGCCCGGCACATCCATCGCGAAAGTGATCGCGCTGGGCTGTTTGTCTCGGTCAATTGCGGCGCCATCAGCCCGACCTATGCTGACGCCGAACTGTTCGGTTATGCCGCTGGCAGCTACAGCGGCTCGGCCAGTAGCCGGGCGGGCTGGTTTGGCTCGGCCAATGGCGGCACCCTTTACCTGGATGAAATCGGTGATTTGCCGCTGCCGATCCAGATCAAATTGCTGGCAGCCCTGGAAAATCATGAAGTCACCCGCGTCGGCGCTCACCAGCCCAGCCCGGTGGATGTACGCCTGGTCGCGGCCACCAGCATCGACCTGGCGCAGGCGGTGGCTGCCGGGAAATTTCACGAGCGGCTCTATTATTACCTCAGCGAAGGTCGGCTCGAATTACCGGCCCTGCGCGAGCGAGTGGGCGATATCCTGTCCCTGGCCGAATACTTCCTGGGCATCTACACCCAGCGCCTCGGCCTGACTGTGCCGCTGATCAGCGAAGCGGCGCAACAGGCCCTTGAACGGCACAGTTGGCCGGGCAATACCCGCGAGCTGGAAAACGTCATTCACTTTGCGTTGCTGGTGAGTGGGGGGGATGAGATTTTGCCGGACCATCTGAATTTGCCGCTCCAGCCTTCAGTGCCGGAGCTGATCGAGCAGCAAGTGGCGCAGGTCATTGCAGGGGGCTCGGAAGGTGAGCGCGCCGCGCTCAAGGCGCTGTTCAATCGACTGGGCTCAACGCTATAG
- a CDS encoding MetQ/NlpA family ABC transporter substrate-binding protein — protein sequence MKKVLLFTALAAALTSGLAQAAEKLVVAATPVPHAEILELIKPALAKEGVDLQIKVFTDYVQPNVQVDQKRLDANYFQTLPYLKSFNEGKGTNLVTVIGVHVEPFGGYSKKVKSLAELKDGATIAIPNEGSNSGRALILLQKAGLIELKDPKNALATPKDIAKNPKNFKFKELESAMLPRVLDQVDLDMINTNYALEAGLNPAKDALVIEGADSPYVNFLVARPDNKDSPAMQKLAKALTSPEVKAFIEKKYSGAVLPAF from the coding sequence ATGAAAAAGGTTCTGTTGTTCACCGCATTGGCGGCAGCCCTGACCTCGGGCCTGGCCCAGGCGGCGGAGAAACTGGTCGTGGCGGCCACCCCGGTACCTCACGCTGAAATCCTCGAGCTGATCAAGCCGGCCCTGGCCAAAGAAGGCGTGGACCTGCAAATCAAGGTCTTCACCGACTACGTTCAACCCAACGTACAGGTTGACCAGAAGCGCCTGGACGCCAACTACTTCCAGACCCTGCCATACCTCAAGAGCTTCAACGAAGGTAAAGGCACTAACCTGGTGACCGTGATCGGCGTGCATGTCGAACCATTCGGCGGTTACTCGAAGAAAGTCAAAAGCCTGGCCGAGCTGAAGGACGGCGCCACCATCGCCATTCCCAACGAAGGCAGCAACAGCGGTCGCGCGCTGATCCTGCTGCAGAAGGCTGGCCTGATCGAGCTCAAGGACCCGAAAAACGCCTTGGCCACGCCGAAAGACATCGCCAAGAACCCGAAGAACTTCAAGTTCAAGGAGCTGGAATCGGCCATGTTGCCGCGGGTGCTGGATCAGGTCGACCTGGACATGATCAACACCAACTACGCCCTGGAAGCAGGACTTAACCCGGCCAAGGATGCACTGGTGATCGAAGGTGCGGATTCGCCTTACGTCAACTTCCTGGTGGCCCGTCCGGACAACAAGGACAGCCCGGCCATGCAGAAACTGGCCAAGGCCCTGACCAGTCCGGAAGTGAAAGCCTTCATCGAGAAGAAATACAGCGGCGCGGTACTTCCCGCGTTCTGA
- a CDS encoding AAA family ATPase yields MLKTLAVANYRSINKLVIPLGRLNLITGPNGSGKSNLYRALRLLAETAQGGVVNALAREGGLDSTFWAGPEEISRRMRNGEVPVQGIVRQGSKRLRLGFAGEDFSYSIALGLPEPSLSAFSLDPEIKRECIWAGPVFRPASLLVDRNGPMIRAREGRSWDVLAQHTPSFDSLFDQVGSLRTSPEVLQMREFIRRWRFYDHFRSDADAPVRQPQLGTRTPVLHHDGRDLAAALQTILEIGDAEALHAAIGDAFPGARLRIEALQGGRFAIEFYQQGLLRPLSAAELSDGTLRYLLLVAALLTPRPPSLMVLNEPETSLHPDLLPALARLIIRASVNCQVWVVSHASRLIAALQQDDDCNCIVLEKDLGQTGIVGQGMLDTPAWNWPD; encoded by the coding sequence ATGCTCAAGACCCTCGCGGTAGCCAATTACCGCTCCATCAACAAACTGGTGATTCCCCTGGGTCGGCTGAACCTGATCACCGGCCCCAATGGCAGCGGCAAGTCCAATCTGTACCGTGCCCTGCGATTGTTGGCGGAGACGGCACAGGGCGGGGTGGTCAACGCCCTGGCCCGTGAAGGCGGACTGGACTCGACCTTCTGGGCCGGGCCGGAAGAAATCAGCCGGCGTATGCGCAACGGCGAGGTGCCTGTCCAGGGTATCGTGCGCCAGGGCAGCAAACGCTTGCGCCTGGGGTTCGCCGGGGAAGATTTCAGCTATTCGATTGCCTTGGGCCTACCAGAACCCAGTCTTTCAGCGTTTTCACTGGACCCGGAAATCAAGCGCGAATGCATCTGGGCCGGTCCGGTCTTTCGTCCTGCCAGCCTGCTGGTGGACCGCAATGGGCCGATGATCCGGGCCCGTGAAGGTCGTTCATGGGATGTATTGGCCCAGCACACGCCCAGCTTCGACAGCCTGTTCGACCAGGTCGGCAGCCTGCGCACTTCGCCAGAGGTGCTGCAAATGCGCGAGTTCATTCGCCGCTGGCGCTTCTACGACCATTTTCGCAGCGACGCCGACGCCCCAGTGCGCCAACCGCAACTGGGCACTCGCACGCCAGTGCTGCACCACGACGGGCGCGACCTGGCCGCCGCCCTGCAAACCATCCTTGAAATCGGCGACGCTGAAGCCTTGCACGCGGCCATTGGCGACGCCTTTCCCGGCGCTCGGTTGCGCATCGAGGCACTGCAAGGCGGACGCTTCGCCATCGAGTTTTATCAGCAAGGCTTGCTGCGCCCACTGTCCGCCGCCGAACTGTCGGACGGAACCCTGCGCTATCTGTTGCTGGTGGCGGCCCTGCTCACCCCTCGTCCCCCTTCGTTGATGGTGCTCAACGAACCGGAAACCAGCCTGCACCCGGATCTGTTGCCGGCCTTGGCGCGGTTGATCATCCGGGCGTCGGTCAATTGCCAGGTCTGGGTGGTGTCCCATGCCTCGCGGCTGATCGCCGCCTTGCAACAGGACGACGACTGCAATTGCATCGTCCTGGAAAAAGATCTGGGCCAGACCGGGATCGTGGGCCAGGGAATGCTGGATACGCCGGCCTGGAACTGGCCGGATTGA
- a CDS encoding efflux RND transporter periplasmic adaptor subunit has product MAGPRIKLVVGLSTVLLLAGCGDKKPEEKAFPRVFVQQAMPSEYAASVTLTGDVQARVQSDLSFRVAGKIIERKVDVGDRVSARQVLARLDPRDLQTNVDSAEAQVAAEQARVKQSAAAFVRQQKLLPKGYTSQSEYDAAQAQLRSSQSALTAAQAQLANAREQLSYTALIAEAPGIVTARQAEVGQVVQATEPIFSLARDGERDAVFNIYESLLQEPPSDPSIIISLLDNPAIKTTGTVREITPAVSAETGTVQVKVTLNDLPEGMRLGSVVSATAKSAGKTAVELPWSALTKNLSDPAVWLVDGEGKAQLHNVTVGRYLTGKVIISDGLKGGEKVVTAGGQLLHPGVRVEIAENTSTNPPAGAQP; this is encoded by the coding sequence ATGGCGGGTCCCCGAATCAAACTGGTCGTTGGCCTGAGCACGGTGCTGTTGCTGGCGGGATGCGGTGATAAAAAACCCGAGGAAAAAGCCTTTCCGCGAGTGTTCGTGCAGCAAGCCATGCCTTCCGAATACGCGGCTTCGGTGACCCTGACCGGCGATGTCCAGGCTCGAGTGCAGAGCGATCTGTCGTTTCGCGTGGCTGGCAAGATCATCGAGCGTAAGGTGGATGTCGGTGACCGGGTTTCGGCCAGGCAAGTGCTGGCCCGGCTCGACCCTCGAGACTTGCAGACCAACGTCGACTCCGCCGAAGCCCAGGTGGCCGCCGAACAGGCGCGGGTCAAGCAAAGTGCGGCGGCCTTCGTGCGCCAGCAAAAACTCTTGCCCAAGGGCTACACCAGCCAAAGCGAATACGATGCGGCCCAGGCGCAACTGCGCAGCAGTCAGAGCGCACTGACCGCTGCCCAGGCCCAGTTGGCCAACGCCCGCGAACAACTGAGCTACACCGCACTGATCGCCGAGGCGCCGGGCATTGTCACCGCGCGCCAGGCCGAGGTTGGCCAGGTGGTGCAGGCCACGGAGCCGATCTTCAGCCTGGCCCGCGATGGCGAGCGCGACGCGGTGTTCAACATCTACGAATCCTTGTTGCAAGAACCGCCATCGGACCCCTCCATCATCATCAGCTTGCTGGACAACCCTGCCATCAAGACCACCGGTACGGTCCGTGAGATCACCCCGGCGGTGTCCGCCGAAACGGGCACCGTGCAAGTCAAGGTCACCCTCAACGATTTGCCCGAAGGGATGCGCCTGGGCTCGGTGGTCAGTGCCACGGCCAAGTCCGCAGGCAAGACGGCTGTGGAGCTGCCCTGGTCGGCGCTGACGAAAAACCTCAGCGACCCGGCCGTGTGGCTGGTGGACGGAGAGGGCAAGGCGCAGTTGCATAACGTGACCGTTGGCCGATACCTGACGGGCAAGGTCATCATCAGCGACGGGCTCAAGGGTGGCGAGAAAGTCGTCACTGCTGGTGGGCAATTGCTTCATCCTGGCGTGCGCGTCGAGATCGCCGAAAACACCTCGACGAACCCTCCTGCGGGAGCTCAGCCATGA